The nucleotide sequence GTCTAAGGCGGCCCTGATTTCGGTTAGTATCGGAATTATGTTTTTGCTCTCTATTCCCTATGTTTATTTTGGGTGGGACTCCTTGGCCATAAATCTTAGTTGTGCCTTGTACAATCTAGGTGTCAACGTTCCGGTGATCCTTTTCTTTGGGTCTATGAACAAAAAGCGTATCGATTTGACCAAAAGTGCCCTTAGTAATATGCAGGGAACGAGTGCAACCCAGTTTTTGGTAGCCCTCCCGCTATTTGGAATGCCTATGGCGATTTATGGGCTATTGTCCTTTTTCGTCTCCTTTGAAGCGGCCATAATTGCCCTTTGTCTCCTTGGAATTATAGGTTTTTCCCTAAGAAATATATTGCTGGACCAAATTACTAGGGCCTACAGGAAGAAAAAATATGTGATGATTGCCGGCTTTAAGGAGCGGAACAGCTAAATCCCAATTTACTTTATGACGCTTTAAACGAAACAGGAACTTTATATCGAATCTATGCTTACCGTACAGAATCTCACCAAGAAGTATCTTGGTAAAACCGTATTGAATATCGAACAGCTTGATATACCCAAAGGACAGAGTTTTGGACTTGTAGGGAACAACGGTGCTGGCAAGACTACTTTTTTCAGCCTTTTATTAGATCTGATCCAACCCACTACGGGACATATAGTAAACCATGGGATGCAAGTAGACCAGAGCGAAGCATGGAAGCCTTTTACCTCGGCTTTTATAGATGAGAGCTTTTTGATCGGTTACCTGACCCCTGAGGAATACTTTTATTTTATCGGCGAATTGCGTAACCAAAATAAGGCCGATGTGGATACGCTATTGATGAATTTTGACGATTTCTTTCACGGCGAGATCCTAAACCAGAAAAAGTACTTGCGCGACCTTTCTAAAGGGAATCAAAAGAAAGCCGGAATCGTCGCCTCGTTTATAGGCAATCCCGATGTGGTAATCTTAGATGAGCCTTTTGCCAATCTCGACCCCACGACCCAAATACGATTAAAAGGTATAATTAAAGACTTGGCATCTAAGCAAGGGGTCACCGTACTGGTCTCTAGCCATGACCTAATCCATGTGACGGAGGTATGCGAACGCATTGTCGTGTTGAACAAAGGGGAAATTGTCAAAGATATAGAGACTTCAGAGGCTACCTTAAAGGAATTGGAGTCGTTTTTTGGGGGAAGCGAAGCTCCGCATGATGAAATATCTGCGCTATGATGCTACACCCGTAAACCGACCCTTGGGTCGGTTCTTGTTTTTTTGGCGATTCGGCACTTAGGCAAATGCATCGATAAGTTGTTGCCTATTGCCGTCTAAAGTGTATAAAACGGGCTCCTGATCTTTAAAAAGGGCAATCACAGACCACTGGGTCGGTAAAAAATAAAAGCGACTTCTTCCACTTTTTTTTAACTTCACGTATTTTGCGCAAAAAGCAAGTAAATAAGGGCCCAATTTGAAGCGGTAAATCGAAATCGAGAATAGAAAGTGGCGGTTAGCGGCGGATAATCCCTTGAAAATAGAATTTGGGTTGTGGCTGATTTTATTTTTTTTGGGCAACGCAAGGTCCGAACAATTAACTTTTTATCGACCAACTGCATAATAATCCGGTTCTTTTTTAGTTAGAGTTAAGTAAGCAGGTGAACATTATAAAAATCTGCCATTTACACACGGAAAAAGTATGAAAACAGTTTGGGGCAAATTGCATCTGACCATAAACAATGATTGACTTGAGCAGATGAAACTTCACATTAAACTCATCTTATGTACGGTTCTAGGAGGTATCGCGTTAAATTCGTGTTCCACCAAAAAAGACGCGTTCGTGAACCGAAATTGGCACGCGCTCAATACCAAGTACAACACCTTGTACAATGGCAATATTGCCTTTGATGAAGGTAGGGAAGAACTCAACCTGAACTATAAAGATGACTATTGGGAAATACTTCCTATTGAACGTTTGGAGGTTACCGAAGATATCAAGTTAGATTCCGAAGATAACAACCCCAACTTTATCATTGCCGAAGAAAAGGCGACCAAGGCCATACAAAAGCACAGTATGGATATTAAGGATGTGGAGCGCAACCCACAAACCGACGAGGCCTTTTTACTTTTGGGCAAGGCGCGTTATTTTGATCAACGCTATATGCCGGCACTTGAGGCCTTCAACTACATTATAAAGAAATACAACTACAGTGATAAACTGAACGAGGCCCATATCTGGCGCGAGAAGGTCAACATTCGCCTCGAAAACGAGGAACTGGCCATTAAAAACCTAAAGCGGCTTTTGAAATATGAACAGCTCAGCGACCAAGAATATGCCGATACACGGGCTATGATCGCCCAAGCCTACATCAATGAAAAGGTACTTGACACTGCCGTTCAAAACTTAAAGATCGCATCGCACTACACTAAGAAAAACCCAGAAAAAGGGCGTTATTACTACATTATAGGACAATTGTACAATCGGTTGGGCCATAAAGACAGTGCCAATTACGCATTCAATAAGGTAATTGAGCTAAACCGTAGGTCACCAAGGGTCTATATGATCAATGCCGAAATACAGAAGTTGAGAAATACCGAAATTACTTCGGAGAACAGCGAGGAAATATTGGAATACCTGACCGACCTTCAGGAAAATCGTGAGAACCGCCCGTTCTTGGATAAAATTTATCGCCAGATGGCGGAGTACTACCTCGATCGTGAAAACGATAGTTTGGCCGTAGTCTATTTCAACAAGTCGCTACGCGCCACACAGAACGAACCGAAGTTGAACGCGCTCAATTACGAAAACCTGGCCGTCTACCACTTTGATAGAAACGAATATAAATTGGCGGGGGCCTACTACGACAGTGTCGTTAGTAATTTAGAGGAAAACACAAAAAGATATAGGAGGACCAAGAAAAAGCTCGATAACCTTGAAGACGTTATCAAGTATGAGGATATTGCACATCGTACCGACAGTATCATAAGCTTGTACAACCTTCCCCTAGCCGAGCGTACGGCTTATTTTGAAGAGCATATCGCGAAGCTCAAGGCGGCAAAAGAGGCTGCGGCCAAGAAAGAGGAAAGAAGATTGGCGGCCGGTTTTGCCCAGTTTGCAAAGAGCAAAGGCGGAAAAGAGAACAAGGGAAAATTCTATTTCTACAACCTGACCAGTTTGGGCTATGGTAAAAACGACTTTGTTCAGAGATGGGGCAAGAGAACGCTTGAAGACGACTGGCGTTGGAGCGATAAAAGACGAGTCTTGCCACAAGAAGTAGCGGGTAATGCCACGGTTTCGAACGATAGTTTGGGAACGGTTACCGATGAGGAAAACTTTTCTGTGGACTATTATTTGGACCGAGTGCCTACGGATGTAGCAGTGATAGATAGTCTTAAGGGCGAACGAAATTTTGCCAATTATCAACTCGGATTGATCTACAAGGAGAAGTTCAAGGAAAATCTATTGGCGGCCGAAAAACTCGAAAAGGTTTTGGATGCCGATCCTGAGGAGCGTTTAGTGCTTCCTTCCAAATACAACCTGTATAAGATATACGAAGAAGAGGGGAGTCCGCTTTTGGCCTCCATGAAACAAGATATTCTCCAAAACCATGGTGATTCGCGCTATGCCGAAATCATATTAAACCCGAGAGCGGTGCTCGAAGACGATGCCGATAGCCCAGAGGCACGTTATGCGGCCCTATATCGCCTATATCGACAGCAAGAATACTTGAAGACCATTACGGGAGCCGAAGAGAATATAGAAAAGTACACGGGAGACCCCATAGTTCCCAAGTTCGAAATGTTGAAGGCCAACGCCATCGGAAGGCTTAACGGTTTTAAGGCGTTTGAAGAGGCCCTCAACTATGTGGCATTGACCTATCCTAACAATCCGGAAGGGAAAAAAGCGGAGACCATGGTAGCCGAACAACTTCCTAAACTAGCGGTAAAGGAATTTTCTACCGAACTAGGTTCAACCGGAACGGGTAATTGGAAAGTGGTATTTCCCTTTAGAAGAAGTAATGATGAAATAGCCAAAAGGGTAAAGAAAGAATTAGAAGACGCCATTATCGATTTGAGGTACAAGAACAAGGTTTCAAAAGATATTTATACTTTAGAAGACCAATTCGTCGTCGTACATGGCTTTAAATCTAAAGATTACGCCCTCGGTTTTGCCGAGCTTATAAAATTTAACAAGGATTACCGTATTGAGAATGAGAATTTTGTAATTTTATCTACCAATTATAAAATTATTCAAGTACATAAAAACTTACAAGAGTATAAAAGTCAAATTTTAACCCCAAAACCATAAACAATGTTTTCTGATAACAAAAAACCAAGAACTATGAACGAAATAGGCGCACAACCCAATAGGATCTCCAAGCACACAAAAATTAAAGGGGATATCGAATCTGAAGCTGATTTTAGAATTGACGGTAAATTAGACGGCAACGTAAAGACAACAGGTAAGGTTGTTATTGGTAAAGATGGCTACATCCATGGTAAGGTAGAGTGTGTCAATGCCGACATAGAGGGAAGCTTCAACGGAGAGCTTTTGGTGTCGGACCTATTGTCGCTTAAGTCTTCGGCAGTAATAGAAGGTACAGTGTCGGTAACCAAGTTGGCGGTAGAGCCCGGTGCTACTTTTAACGCGTCTTGTACCATGAAAGGTAAAGGGGGGAGCTTGAACAGTAGTACTTCCTCTGGGTTTAAGTCGCCGCTAAGCAAAAACAATGAAGCAGCAAAAGCCTCGTGATAATTCCAATTTAATACGAACAGCGGCCGGTTTTTCGGGCATTGCCATACAAATGGGGGCAACCATCTATTTAGGCAATCTTTTGGGGGCCTGGTTAGATGTAAAGTTTGAAAAAACGTTTTTAGAAGATACAATTACTTTACTTGCCGTATTTTTGTCGATGTATATCGTCATCAAAAAAGTGATGACATTAAATAAGTAGCATTGGTCAAACAATTAGTACAATATATAGTCGTGTTCATTTTGGTGGGCACGGCTTCTTTTTTTCTTCATCAATTTTTATTGGCAGATGACAATTCGGGTTTCAATACCCTGCTTCAAAAAGCCTATATTTTTCATTTCATTTTCTCTTTATCGGTGATTATAGCCTTTCGTCTACTCTCCAAAAGCGAAAAAATCTTCGTTCAATTGGGTTTTGTTTATATCGGCCTTTTGGTTTTTAAAATTGCCGCATATACTGCAATGTGCTACCCGCAACTGATGGGAGATGAGCATTTACCCAGATTTTATAGAGCTTCACTTTTGATTCCAGTGTTTGTTTTTTTGTGCCTAGAGGTCTTTTTTGTTTCAAAAATTTTGCAACGCGAATAGTTTCAAAATTTTAAAGGACAAAAATGGTTTGTATTACGGCA is from Zobellia galactanivorans and encodes:
- the porW gene encoding type IX secretion system periplasmic lipoprotein PorW/SprE translates to MKLHIKLILCTVLGGIALNSCSTKKDAFVNRNWHALNTKYNTLYNGNIAFDEGREELNLNYKDDYWEILPIERLEVTEDIKLDSEDNNPNFIIAEEKATKAIQKHSMDIKDVERNPQTDEAFLLLGKARYFDQRYMPALEAFNYIIKKYNYSDKLNEAHIWREKVNIRLENEELAIKNLKRLLKYEQLSDQEYADTRAMIAQAYINEKVLDTAVQNLKIASHYTKKNPEKGRYYYIIGQLYNRLGHKDSANYAFNKVIELNRRSPRVYMINAEIQKLRNTEITSENSEEILEYLTDLQENRENRPFLDKIYRQMAEYYLDRENDSLAVVYFNKSLRATQNEPKLNALNYENLAVYHFDRNEYKLAGAYYDSVVSNLEENTKRYRRTKKKLDNLEDVIKYEDIAHRTDSIISLYNLPLAERTAYFEEHIAKLKAAKEAAAKKEERRLAAGFAQFAKSKGGKENKGKFYFYNLTSLGYGKNDFVQRWGKRTLEDDWRWSDKRRVLPQEVAGNATVSNDSLGTVTDEENFSVDYYLDRVPTDVAVIDSLKGERNFANYQLGLIYKEKFKENLLAAEKLEKVLDADPEERLVLPSKYNLYKIYEEEGSPLLASMKQDILQNHGDSRYAEIILNPRAVLEDDADSPEARYAALYRLYRQQEYLKTITGAEENIEKYTGDPIVPKFEMLKANAIGRLNGFKAFEEALNYVALTYPNNPEGKKAETMVAEQLPKLAVKEFSTELGSTGTGNWKVVFPFRRSNDEIAKRVKKELEDAIIDLRYKNKVSKDIYTLEDQFVVVHGFKSKDYALGFAELIKFNKDYRIENENFVILSTNYKIIQVHKNLQEYKSQILTPKP
- a CDS encoding DUF6168 family protein, with amino-acid sequence MGTASFFLHQFLLADDNSGFNTLLQKAYIFHFIFSLSVIIAFRLLSKSEKIFVQLGFVYIGLLVFKIAAYTAMCYPQLMGDEHLPRFYRASLLIPVFVFLCLEVFFVSKILQRE
- a CDS encoding ABC transporter ATP-binding protein, which gives rise to MLTVQNLTKKYLGKTVLNIEQLDIPKGQSFGLVGNNGAGKTTFFSLLLDLIQPTTGHIVNHGMQVDQSEAWKPFTSAFIDESFLIGYLTPEEYFYFIGELRNQNKADVDTLLMNFDDFFHGEILNQKKYLRDLSKGNQKKAGIVASFIGNPDVVILDEPFANLDPTTQIRLKGIIKDLASKQGVTVLVSSHDLIHVTEVCERIVVLNKGEIVKDIETSEATLKELESFFGGSEAPHDEISAL
- a CDS encoding AtpZ/AtpI family protein, which translates into the protein MKQQKPRDNSNLIRTAAGFSGIAIQMGATIYLGNLLGAWLDVKFEKTFLEDTITLLAVFLSMYIVIKKVMTLNK
- a CDS encoding bactofilin family protein — its product is MFSDNKKPRTMNEIGAQPNRISKHTKIKGDIESEADFRIDGKLDGNVKTTGKVVIGKDGYIHGKVECVNADIEGSFNGELLVSDLLSLKSSAVIEGTVSVTKLAVEPGATFNASCTMKGKGGSLNSSTSSGFKSPLSKNNEAAKAS